From one Azospirillum ramasamyi genomic stretch:
- the apaG gene encoding Co2+/Mg2+ efflux protein ApaG, producing MYTAVTNDIRVTVQPVFLEEQSAPAEGRFVWAYHVRIENEGSETVQLRTRHWRITDAMGRVQEVRGPGVVGEQPVLEPGDHFEYTSGTPLGTPSGIMAGTYGMEGADGRAFDVTIPAFSLDSPHQPMQLN from the coding sequence ATGTACACCGCCGTCACCAACGACATCCGCGTCACCGTCCAGCCCGTGTTCCTGGAAGAGCAGTCGGCTCCGGCCGAGGGCCGCTTCGTCTGGGCCTATCATGTCCGCATCGAGAACGAGGGCAGCGAGACGGTGCAGCTGCGCACCCGCCACTGGCGCATCACCGACGCCATGGGCCGCGTGCAGGAGGTGCGGGGCCCCGGCGTGGTCGGCGAGCAGCCGGTCCTGGAGCCGGGCGACCATTTCGAATACACCAGCGGCACGCCGCTCGGCACGCCGTCCGGCATCATGGCCGGCACCTATGGCATGGAAGGGGCGGACGGCCGCGCCTTCGACGTGACGATCCCGGCCTTCTCGCTCGACAGCCCGCACCAGCCGATGCAGCTCAACTGA
- the folE gene encoding GTP cyclohydrolase I FolE — MLRGPGNPEVVSRPSRVEAEEAVRTLIRWAGDDPSREGLVGTPDRVVRSYEEFFAGYGIDPVEILSRTFEETDGYDEMVVLRDIRVESYCEHHMVPIIGKAHVAYLPRRRVVGISKLARLVEAYGKRLQIQEKMTAQIANTIDEVLQPEGVAVVVEAQHQCMTTRGVHKTGVTMVTSRMLGAFRTDPSTRREFLTMIGNPSSRGME; from the coding sequence GTGCTTCGCGGCCCCGGCAATCCCGAGGTGGTCTCCCGTCCGTCGCGCGTCGAAGCGGAGGAAGCCGTGCGGACCCTGATCCGCTGGGCCGGCGACGATCCGTCGCGCGAGGGTCTGGTCGGCACGCCCGACCGCGTGGTCCGGTCCTACGAGGAGTTCTTCGCCGGCTACGGCATCGACCCGGTGGAAATCCTGTCGCGCACCTTCGAGGAGACCGACGGCTACGACGAGATGGTCGTGCTGCGCGACATCCGGGTGGAGTCCTACTGCGAGCACCACATGGTGCCGATCATCGGCAAGGCGCATGTCGCCTATCTGCCGCGCCGCCGCGTCGTCGGCATCTCCAAGCTGGCGCGTCTGGTCGAGGCCTATGGCAAGCGCCTGCAGATCCAGGAGAAGATGACCGCCCAGATCGCCAACACCATCGACGAGGTCCTTCAGCCCGAAGGCGTCGCCGTGGTGGTCGAGGCGCAGCACCAGTGCATGACGACCCGCGGCGTCCACAAGACCGGCGTGACCATGGTGACCAGCCGCATGCTGGGCGCCTTCCGCACCGACCCGTCGACCCGCCGCGAGTTCCTGACGATGATCGGCAACCCGTCCTCGCGCGGGATGGAGTGA
- the ybaK gene encoding Cys-tRNA(Pro) deacylase, with protein MAAKVTPAVKAAKAAGVAFRLMEYEYDPSADAIGLHAAEALGLDPAIVYKTLIVQLEPKALACAVIPVAAKLDLKAIAAAAKAKKADLADPALAEKTTGFLVGGISPLGQKKLLSTFIDASAETLPEMVVNGGRRGLQIVLAPADLANATKATVCAIVAH; from the coding sequence ATGGCGGCGAAGGTGACACCGGCGGTCAAGGCGGCGAAGGCGGCGGGCGTCGCCTTCCGGCTGATGGAGTACGAGTATGATCCGTCGGCGGACGCCATCGGCCTGCATGCCGCCGAAGCGCTCGGGCTCGACCCGGCCATCGTCTACAAGACGCTGATCGTCCAGTTGGAGCCCAAGGCGCTGGCCTGCGCCGTCATTCCGGTCGCGGCCAAGCTCGATTTGAAGGCCATCGCCGCGGCGGCCAAGGCGAAGAAGGCCGATCTCGCCGATCCGGCGCTGGCGGAAAAGACCACGGGATTCCTGGTCGGCGGCATCAGCCCGCTGGGCCAGAAGAAGTTGCTGTCGACCTTCATCGACGCGAGCGCCGAAACGCTGCCGGAAATGGTGGTGAATGGCGGCAGGCGCGGCCTGCAGATCGTGCTGGCGCCGGCCGATCTGGCGAATGCGACGAAGGCGACGGTCTGCGCCATCGTCGCGCATTGA
- a CDS encoding sulfite oxidase-like oxidoreductase has translation MSDTPPKPDMSTGLDPTREVEREGAVRDKLVATKEQWARDGRALTGHAADPERDRLPPGQRLVTDWPVLDLGITPKVTTANWTLAVDGLVENPLSWTWEDFQAQPQESFVSDIHCVTTWSRYDNRWEGVSARRLLELARPKPEARFVVFHSFDGYTTNVALSDFDDDGVLLATTWEGQPISRDHGGPVRIVLPKLYFWKSAKWVKRIELLAGDRKGYWEVRGYNNHADPWLEERYSD, from the coding sequence ATGAGCGATACACCCCCCAAGCCGGACATGAGCACCGGATTGGACCCGACCCGGGAGGTCGAACGGGAGGGGGCCGTCCGCGACAAGCTGGTCGCCACCAAGGAGCAGTGGGCCCGCGACGGCCGCGCCCTGACCGGCCATGCCGCCGACCCGGAGCGCGACCGGCTGCCGCCCGGCCAGCGGCTGGTGACCGACTGGCCGGTGCTGGATCTCGGCATCACGCCCAAGGTGACCACGGCGAACTGGACGCTGGCGGTCGACGGGCTGGTGGAGAACCCGCTGTCCTGGACCTGGGAGGATTTCCAGGCGCAGCCGCAGGAGAGCTTCGTCTCCGACATCCACTGCGTCACCACCTGGTCGCGCTACGACAACCGGTGGGAGGGCGTCAGCGCCCGCCGCCTGCTGGAATTGGCCCGGCCGAAACCGGAGGCGCGCTTCGTCGTCTTCCATTCCTTCGACGGCTACACCACCAACGTCGCCCTGTCCGACTTCGACGACGACGGCGTTCTGCTCGCCACCACATGGGAAGGCCAGCCGATCAGCCGCGACCATGGCGGGCCGGTGCGCATCGTGCTGCCCAAGCTGTATTTCTGGAAGAGCGCGAAGTGGGTGAAGCGGATCGAGCTGCTGGCCGGCGACCGCAAGGGCTATTGGGAGGTCCGCGGTTACAACAACCACGCCGACCCGTGGCTGGAGGAGCGCTATTCCGACTGA
- a CDS encoding mechanosensitive ion channel domain-containing protein, with amino-acid sequence MILSGGLAVLLLAAVLAGAGPAALAASPVPGAAPVPAAAPASEAPVVVDEATVQQLEALVGTLENQDARTQLVTQLRNLIAAQRGLAEAKEAEGESALPQTIGARALAFLAARMDVVSRQLVQVANVFADLPGALSWVQRQVEDDMARERWVQIAVQLAMILGIGVVAARGIAWLLARPRHALAARHVDSALLRIPMLLGRAVLELAPIVGFIVVAYTILSVTEPAPRVRLVALAVVNATVITQALLILVRMAFAPDAPNLRLVQTSDAGARRCYVWTRRLIAVAVYGYFLAEGAYVLGLPLGAYGALLKLLGVVLAAMTIALILQNRVAVADWMRGNPLSGDGDPLATARREAEGQGAVLRTARRRFAEIWHVLAILYVVVTLGVWVLNVYGGFEYLARGTVVTVAAVVAARLLVGGLNRALRRGLTMNRDLAGNLPQLHTRAFHYLPIVQRIGKIIIWLVVLVVALNGWGVNTLGLIESGIGRRIVGSVISIGLLLAGAIVAWEVVSALIEHLLRATDKNGTRIERSARMRTLLPLLRNAFLILLVTMVSLITLSELGVNIAPLLAGAGVVGLAIGFGSQTLVKDIITGLFILFEDTVSVGDVIDVGGGHSGTVEAISIRSIRLRDGAGAVHSVPFSAVTTVKNMSKDFSVTLFNVTVSNREDPDRIIAVLKETGAEVQAKPQFAADILNPLEVLGVDKLSDTGINILAQFKTRPTRQWGVSREFNRLLKKKFDELGISMPTQSMQLVVGQNPHDRALAEALSQGS; translated from the coding sequence TTGATCCTGTCCGGCGGCCTTGCCGTCCTGCTGCTCGCGGCCGTGCTGGCCGGAGCGGGGCCTGCCGCGCTGGCGGCATCGCCCGTGCCCGGCGCCGCTCCGGTACCCGCCGCCGCGCCCGCCTCCGAGGCCCCGGTGGTGGTGGACGAGGCGACCGTGCAGCAGCTGGAGGCGCTGGTCGGCACGCTGGAGAACCAGGACGCCCGGACGCAGCTGGTCACGCAGCTGCGCAACCTGATCGCCGCTCAGCGCGGTCTGGCCGAGGCCAAGGAGGCGGAGGGAGAATCCGCGCTGCCGCAGACCATCGGCGCCCGGGCGCTGGCCTTCCTGGCGGCCCGCATGGACGTGGTCAGCCGCCAGCTGGTGCAGGTCGCCAACGTCTTCGCCGACCTGCCGGGCGCCCTGTCCTGGGTGCAGCGGCAGGTGGAGGACGACATGGCGCGCGAGCGCTGGGTGCAGATCGCCGTCCAGCTGGCGATGATCCTCGGCATCGGCGTCGTGGCCGCCCGCGGCATCGCCTGGCTGCTCGCCCGGCCGCGCCACGCGCTGGCCGCCCGCCATGTCGACTCCGCCCTGCTGCGCATCCCGATGCTGCTTGGCCGCGCGGTGCTGGAACTGGCGCCGATCGTCGGCTTCATCGTCGTCGCCTATACCATCCTGTCGGTGACCGAACCGGCGCCGCGGGTGCGGCTGGTGGCGCTGGCGGTGGTGAACGCCACCGTCATCACCCAGGCGCTGCTGATCCTGGTGCGCATGGCCTTCGCCCCCGACGCGCCCAACCTGCGGCTGGTCCAGACAAGCGACGCCGGGGCGCGCCGCTGTTACGTCTGGACGCGCCGCCTGATCGCGGTCGCGGTCTACGGCTATTTCCTGGCGGAGGGCGCCTATGTGCTGGGCCTGCCGCTGGGCGCCTACGGCGCGCTGCTGAAGCTGCTGGGCGTTGTGCTCGCCGCCATGACCATCGCGCTGATCCTGCAGAACCGCGTCGCCGTCGCCGACTGGATGCGCGGGAACCCGCTGTCGGGCGACGGCGATCCGCTGGCCACCGCCCGGCGCGAGGCGGAAGGGCAGGGGGCGGTCCTGCGCACCGCGCGCCGCCGCTTCGCCGAGATCTGGCACGTCCTGGCCATTCTCTATGTCGTGGTGACGCTGGGCGTCTGGGTGCTCAACGTCTATGGCGGGTTCGAATATCTGGCCCGCGGCACCGTGGTGACGGTGGCGGCGGTGGTGGCGGCCCGGCTGCTGGTGGGCGGGCTGAACCGCGCATTGCGCCGCGGCCTGACCATGAACCGCGATCTGGCCGGCAACCTGCCGCAGCTGCACACCCGCGCCTTCCACTATCTCCCCATCGTCCAGCGCATCGGCAAGATCATCATCTGGCTGGTGGTGCTCGTGGTCGCGCTGAACGGCTGGGGCGTCAACACGCTGGGGCTGATCGAGTCCGGCATCGGCCGCCGCATCGTCGGCAGCGTCATCTCCATCGGCCTGCTGCTGGCCGGCGCCATCGTCGCCTGGGAGGTGGTGAGCGCGCTGATCGAGCATCTGCTGCGCGCCACCGACAAGAACGGCACCCGCATCGAACGCAGCGCCCGCATGCGCACGCTGCTGCCGCTGCTGCGCAACGCGTTCCTGATCCTGCTGGTGACGATGGTGTCGCTGATCACCCTGTCGGAACTGGGCGTGAACATCGCGCCGCTGCTGGCCGGTGCCGGTGTCGTCGGTCTGGCCATCGGTTTCGGATCGCAGACGCTGGTCAAGGACATCATCACCGGCCTGTTCATCCTGTTCGAGGACACGGTGTCGGTCGGCGACGTGATCGATGTCGGCGGCGGCCATTCCGGAACGGTGGAGGCGATCTCGATCCGTTCCATCCGCCTGCGCGACGGCGCCGGCGCCGTCCACTCCGTGCCCTTCAGCGCCGTGACCACCGTGAAGAACATGAGCAAGGACTTCTCGGTGACGCTGTTCAACGTCACGGTCTCCAACCGCGAGGATCCCGACCGCATCATCGCCGTGCTGAAGGAGACGGGTGCCGAGGTCCAGGCCAAGCCGCAGTTCGCCGCCGACATCCTGAACCCGCTGGAGGTGCTGGGCGTCGACAAGCTGTCCGACACCGGCATCAACATCCTGGCCCAGTTCAAGACCCGTCCGACCCGCCAGTGGGGGGTGAGCCGCGAGTTCAACCGCCTGCTGAAGAAGAAGTTCGACGAACTTGGCATCTCCATGCCGACCCAGTCGATGCAGCTGGTCGTCGGCCAGAACCCGCATGACCGGGCGCTGGCCGAGGCGCTCAGCCAGGGCTCGTGA
- a CDS encoding DUF2244 domain-containing protein translates to MPIDISDSRPGDQPQGRPDGQAGDAPQGDPAGSGSVRVFFDAILHPHRSLGRNGYRVLMTVVILLNLVAAGIFVANGAWPVVPFFGLDVLALWLAFRINYRSARQYERVRLTEKALTVQRVHWKKPERRWSFQPYWLRITHNERADHDRRGTAGQVTLSSHGRSVGVGSFLSPDERSTFARALDDALRRWRRPPCPPTKAG, encoded by the coding sequence ATGCCCATCGACATCTCCGACTCCCGGCCCGGCGACCAGCCCCAAGGCCGGCCGGACGGTCAGGCCGGCGACGCCCCCCAGGGGGATCCCGCCGGCAGCGGTTCCGTGCGCGTGTTCTTCGACGCCATCCTCCACCCCCACCGCAGTCTGGGCCGCAACGGCTACCGGGTGCTGATGACGGTGGTGATCCTGCTGAATCTGGTCGCCGCCGGCATCTTCGTCGCCAACGGAGCCTGGCCGGTGGTTCCCTTCTTCGGTCTGGACGTGCTGGCGCTGTGGCTCGCCTTCCGCATCAACTACCGCTCCGCCCGCCAGTACGAGCGGGTGCGGCTGACCGAGAAGGCCCTGACGGTGCAGCGGGTTCACTGGAAGAAGCCGGAGCGGCGCTGGTCCTTCCAACCCTATTGGCTGCGGATCACCCACAACGAGCGCGCCGACCACGACCGCCGCGGTACGGCCGGTCAGGTCACGCTGAGTTCGCACGGCCGATCGGTGGGCGTCGGCAGCTTCCTGTCGCCCGACGAGCGCTCCACCTTCGCCCGCGCCCTGGACGACGCGCTGCGCCGCTGGCGCCGCCCACCCTGCCCGCCGACAAAGGCCGGGTAA
- the nth gene encoding endonuclease III, with amino-acid sequence MKPAAVQEFFRRLSAANPEPRSELEYVNPYTLLVAVVLSAQATDIGVNKATGPLFKVVTTPEQMVALGEEGLRHYIKTIGLFNTKAKNVIRLSELLIERHGGEVPRDREALEQLPGVGRKTANVVLNVAFGEETIAVDTHIFRVGNRTGLAPGKTPDAVEAKLLKVVPKLYRRHAHHWLILHGRYVCKARKPDCPICPVADLCAFKDKVIA; translated from the coding sequence ATGAAGCCCGCCGCCGTCCAGGAATTCTTCCGCCGTCTGTCCGCCGCCAACCCGGAGCCCCGGAGCGAGCTGGAATACGTCAATCCTTACACGCTGCTGGTCGCCGTCGTCCTGTCGGCCCAGGCGACCGACATCGGCGTGAACAAGGCCACCGGACCGCTGTTCAAGGTCGTCACCACGCCCGAACAGATGGTGGCCCTGGGCGAGGAAGGGCTGCGCCATTACATCAAGACGATCGGCCTGTTCAACACCAAGGCCAAGAACGTCATCCGCCTGTCGGAACTGCTGATCGAACGCCATGGAGGCGAGGTGCCGCGCGACCGCGAGGCGCTGGAACAGCTTCCCGGCGTCGGCCGCAAGACCGCCAACGTCGTCCTGAACGTCGCCTTCGGGGAGGAGACGATCGCCGTCGACACCCACATCTTCCGCGTCGGCAACCGCACCGGGCTCGCTCCCGGCAAGACGCCGGACGCGGTGGAGGCCAAGCTGCTGAAGGTGGTGCCGAAGCTCTACCGCCGCCATGCCCACCACTGGCTGATCCTGCACGGCCGCTATGTCTGCAAGGCCCGCAAGCCCGATTGCCCGATCTGCCCGGTGGCCGATCTCTGCGCCTTCAAGGACAAGGTCATCGCCTGA
- a CDS encoding polymer-forming cytoskeletal protein, with the protein MLFGRKTPPAAPKADSPAQPQPGARPYAPGEAGAVSSPLASLNNPVPGQMPGQMQGGDPSSAGAAAPSMAHALADRQHAAPAPAYPDMPSSKGSDMNSIPKPPTAPSVPGAGFKTDVPRRVVDMPGAAPRQPSMPAAAPAAAAPVAPAPAMPEQRRLTVGRDISLTGEIGSCDVLVVEGTVEAKLREGRLVEIAESGLFKGSVDIEEADIAGRFEGNIAVRGRLTVRATGKITGSIRFGELAVDAGGQLIGDIQIYGAGTKPAAAPVTAPAQVEQTPAAEAV; encoded by the coding sequence ATGCTGTTCGGACGAAAGACTCCGCCCGCCGCTCCCAAGGCCGACAGCCCCGCCCAACCGCAGCCGGGTGCCCGTCCCTACGCACCGGGCGAGGCCGGCGCGGTCTCGTCGCCGCTCGCCTCGCTCAACAACCCGGTTCCGGGCCAGATGCCCGGACAGATGCAGGGCGGCGACCCGTCCTCCGCTGGCGCCGCCGCGCCCAGCATGGCCCATGCGCTGGCCGACAGGCAGCACGCCGCACCGGCACCGGCTTATCCCGATATGCCTTCCTCGAAGGGATCCGACATGAACAGCATTCCCAAGCCCCCGACCGCGCCGTCCGTGCCCGGCGCCGGTTTCAAGACCGATGTGCCGCGCCGTGTCGTCGACATGCCGGGTGCCGCCCCGCGCCAGCCGTCGATGCCCGCTGCGGCTCCGGCCGCCGCCGCTCCGGTTGCGCCGGCCCCGGCCATGCCGGAGCAGCGCCGCCTGACCGTCGGCCGCGACATCTCCCTGACCGGCGAGATCGGGTCCTGCGACGTTCTGGTGGTCGAGGGCACGGTGGAGGCCAAGCTGCGCGAGGGCCGTCTGGTCGAGATCGCGGAATCCGGTCTGTTCAAGGGCTCGGTCGACATCGAGGAGGCCGATATCGCCGGCCGGTTCGAGGGCAACATCGCCGTCCGCGGCCGTCTGACCGTGCGCGCCACCGGCAAGATCACCGGGTCGATCCGCTTCGGCGAGCTGGCGGTCGATGCCGGCGGCCAGCTGATCGGCGACATCCAGATCTACGGCGCGGGCACCAAGCCGGCCGCGGCCCCGGTCACGGCCCCGGCGCAGGTCGAGCAGACCCCGGCGGCCGAAGCGGTCTGA
- a CDS encoding EI24 domain-containing protein, with the protein MIRALLLAFSQLSDPRVRRVVWTGVLVSALAYALLAGGTWWALSVTPLTGYGWLDTIIDLLGGLGVLVVAWLLFPATVGMVSSFFLDEVVERVEARHYPALPAPRKTGWLEELATALRFLILVLAINLVALPIYIFAPGLNLIVFYTINGYLLGREYFEMVAHRRLDRTSARMLRRSRPLKPFLAGVAIAFLSTIPFVNLLVPVVASAFMVHVLQSMSAPLAAGRTTVIRR; encoded by the coding sequence ATGATCCGCGCCCTTCTGCTTGCCTTCTCCCAGCTGTCCGATCCCCGCGTGCGCCGGGTGGTGTGGACCGGGGTGCTCGTCTCGGCGCTCGCCTATGCGCTGCTGGCCGGCGGAACGTGGTGGGCGCTGTCGGTGACGCCGCTGACCGGCTATGGCTGGCTCGACACCATCATCGACCTGCTGGGCGGGCTTGGGGTTCTGGTGGTGGCGTGGCTGCTGTTTCCGGCCACCGTCGGCATGGTGTCGAGCTTCTTCCTGGACGAGGTGGTCGAGCGGGTGGAGGCGCGGCACTATCCCGCCCTGCCCGCCCCGCGCAAGACCGGCTGGCTGGAGGAGCTGGCGACGGCGCTGCGCTTCCTGATCCTGGTTCTGGCGATCAACCTCGTCGCGCTGCCGATCTACATCTTCGCGCCGGGCCTGAACCTGATCGTCTTCTACACCATCAACGGCTACCTGCTGGGCCGGGAGTATTTCGAGATGGTCGCCCACCGGAGGCTGGACCGGACGTCGGCGCGGATGCTGCGGCGGTCCCGGCCGCTGAAACCTTTTTTGGCCGGCGTCGCCATCGCCTTTCTTTCGACAATCCCCTTCGTCAACTTGCTGGTCCCGGTCGTCGCCAGCGCCTTCATGGTACATGTCCTACAGTCCATGTCGGCTCCCCTTGCGGCGGGCCGGACGACCGTGATACGCCGCTAG
- a CDS encoding adenosine kinase — MDASAYDVTGIGNAIVDVIAHADDAFLAANTIEKGAMTLIDAARAEELYGRMGPGVEVSGGSAGNTMAGLAMLGGRGAYIGKVAKDQLGDVFRHDIRASGVAFDSAPLVAGAPTARCLILVTPDAQRSMNTYLGACVELGPEDIDEAVIAGSQVTYLEGYLWDPPRAKEAFRKAAEIAHAAGRKVSLSLSDSFCVHRHHAEFVDLVERHVDILFANEHEIGALYGTDRFEDALAAVKRLGKTAALTRSEKGAVIVSGGEVVEVAAEPVERVVDTTGAGDLYASGFLFGYTRGLPPAVCGRLGAIAAAEIISHVGARPEVNLRDLVASKGVL, encoded by the coding sequence ATGGACGCGTCCGCCTACGACGTCACCGGCATCGGCAACGCCATCGTGGACGTGATCGCCCACGCCGACGACGCCTTTCTCGCCGCCAACACCATCGAGAAGGGGGCGATGACGCTGATCGACGCCGCTCGTGCGGAGGAGCTGTACGGCCGCATGGGACCGGGCGTCGAGGTTTCCGGCGGCTCGGCGGGCAACACCATGGCCGGCCTCGCCATGCTGGGCGGCCGCGGCGCCTATATCGGCAAGGTCGCCAAGGACCAGCTGGGCGACGTGTTCCGCCACGACATCCGCGCCTCGGGCGTCGCCTTCGACAGCGCGCCGCTGGTTGCCGGGGCGCCGACCGCCCGCTGCCTGATCCTGGTCACGCCGGACGCCCAGCGTTCGATGAACACCTATCTCGGCGCCTGCGTCGAGCTGGGGCCGGAGGACATCGACGAGGCGGTGATCGCCGGATCGCAGGTGACCTATCTGGAAGGCTATCTGTGGGATCCGCCCCGCGCCAAGGAGGCCTTCCGCAAGGCGGCGGAGATCGCGCATGCCGCCGGCCGCAAGGTGTCGCTGTCGCTGTCCGACAGCTTCTGCGTCCATCGCCACCATGCCGAGTTCGTCGATCTGGTGGAGCGCCATGTCGACATCCTGTTCGCCAACGAGCACGAGATCGGCGCCCTCTACGGCACCGACCGCTTCGAGGACGCTCTGGCCGCGGTGAAGCGGCTGGGCAAGACCGCGGCGCTGACCCGCAGCGAGAAGGGCGCCGTCATCGTCTCCGGCGGCGAGGTGGTCGAGGTGGCGGCGGAGCCGGTGGAGCGGGTGGTCGACACCACCGGCGCCGGCGACCTCTATGCCTCCGGCTTCCTGTTCGGCTACACCCGCGGCCTGCCGCCTGCGGTCTGCGGCCGTCTGGGCGCCATCGCCGCGGCGGAGATCATCAGCCATGTCGGCGCCCGGCCGGAGGTGAACCTGCGCGATCTGGTCGCCTCGAAGGGCGTCCTGTAA
- a CDS encoding sulfite exporter TauE/SafE family protein, translating to MQVYLPIAEMSVNALLVLGMGWLVGFLSGMFGVGGGFLMTPLLIFIGVPPAIAVGTQANQLVAASVSGVLAHWRRGNVDVKLGVVMLGGGVVGTAVGVWIFGILQRLGQIDIAITLSYVFFLGTIGGMMLVESSRAILRRRAPTARRGKLHRHIWLHGLPFKMRFQRSKLYISALLPAGIGAVGGMLVAIMGIGGGFLLVPAMIYLLNMPAGLVAGTSLFQIIFTTAAATLLQAATNQTVDVMLALLLLIGGVIGAQFGTRAGSRLRGETARLALATIVVAVALKLAFDLFSRPDDLFTVTMGVR from the coding sequence ATGCAAGTTTACCTGCCGATTGCCGAGATGTCGGTCAACGCGCTGCTGGTGCTCGGCATGGGCTGGCTGGTCGGCTTCCTGTCGGGCATGTTCGGGGTGGGCGGCGGCTTTCTGATGACGCCGCTGCTGATCTTCATCGGCGTGCCCCCCGCCATCGCCGTCGGTACCCAGGCCAACCAGCTGGTGGCCGCCAGCGTGTCGGGCGTGCTGGCCCATTGGCGGCGCGGAAATGTCGATGTGAAGCTGGGCGTCGTGATGCTGGGCGGCGGCGTGGTCGGCACGGCGGTGGGGGTGTGGATCTTCGGCATCCTGCAGCGGCTGGGCCAGATCGACATCGCCATCACCCTGTCCTACGTCTTCTTCCTGGGCACCATCGGCGGGATGATGCTGGTGGAAAGCAGCCGCGCCATCCTGCGCCGCCGGGCGCCCACGGCCAGGCGCGGCAAGCTGCACCGCCACATCTGGCTGCACGGCCTGCCGTTCAAGATGCGGTTCCAGCGCTCCAAGCTCTACATCTCCGCCCTGCTGCCGGCGGGGATCGGGGCGGTCGGCGGCATGCTGGTGGCGATCATGGGCATCGGCGGCGGCTTCCTCCTGGTGCCGGCGATGATCTATCTGCTGAACATGCCGGCCGGTCTGGTCGCCGGCACCTCGCTGTTCCAGATCATCTTCACCACCGCGGCGGCGACCCTGCTGCAGGCCGCCACCAACCAGACGGTGGACGTCATGCTGGCGCTGCTGCTGCTGATCGGCGGCGTGATCGGCGCACAGTTCGGCACCAGGGCCGGCAGCCGCCTGCGCGGTGAAACCGCCCGGCTGGCGCTGGCGACGATCGTGGTGGCGGTGGCGTTGAAGCTGGCCTTCGACCTGTTCTCCCGCCCCGACGACCTGTTCACCGTGACCATGGGGGTGCGGTGA
- a CDS encoding TIGR02186 family protein — MAVWAKRLPTKRLLVQGAAALAGLLLGGTVAATVWAQQLVADLSSHLIAITTGFTGAEVVLFGTTDRAGDVAIVVTGPRGPATVRRKERVAGMWMNTDSVRFEQVPSFYTVAVSRPLDQLVGRPVLERHQLGLPQLQLPADSTLPPEELAAYRSALIRNKQRQGLYAISMGQVTFLGERLFRTNIYFPANVPTGLYNVEAMLIRDGDVVSAQTTPLVVSKIGFSAEVSDFARNRPVAYGVAAVIGAIAAGWAAGAAFRRV, encoded by the coding sequence ATGGCCGTGTGGGCGAAGCGCCTTCCAACCAAACGCCTGCTGGTGCAGGGGGCGGCGGCGCTGGCCGGGTTGCTGCTGGGCGGCACGGTCGCGGCGACGGTGTGGGCGCAGCAGCTGGTCGCCGACCTGTCCAGCCACCTGATCGCCATCACCACCGGCTTCACGGGCGCGGAGGTCGTGCTGTTCGGCACCACCGACAGGGCCGGCGACGTCGCCATCGTCGTCACCGGTCCGCGGGGGCCCGCCACGGTCCGCCGGAAGGAGCGGGTGGCCGGCATGTGGATGAACACCGACAGCGTGCGCTTCGAGCAGGTGCCCAGCTTCTACACGGTGGCGGTCAGCCGCCCGCTCGACCAGCTGGTCGGCCGCCCGGTGCTGGAGCGCCACCAGCTTGGCCTGCCGCAGTTGCAGCTGCCGGCCGACAGCACCCTGCCGCCGGAAGAGCTTGCCGCCTACCGCAGCGCGCTGATCCGCAACAAGCAGCGCCAGGGGCTGTACGCCATCTCCATGGGGCAGGTCACCTTCCTGGGGGAGCGGCTGTTCCGCACCAACATCTATTTTCCGGCGAATGTCCCGACCGGGCTGTACAATGTCGAAGCCATGCTGATTCGGGATGGCGACGTGGTCAGCGCCCAGACCACGCCGCTGGTGGTGTCCAAGATCGGGTTCAGCGCCGAAGTGTCGGACTTCGCGCGCAACCGCCCGGTCGCCTACGGGGTGGCCGCCGTCATCGGCGCCATCGCGGCCGGCTGGGCGGCCGGCGCCGCATTCCGCCGGGTCTAA
- a CDS encoding universal stress protein has translation MTDATQTPPPVRIFLVVVDDSPELKVALRYACLRARRSGGKVALLTVLEQGEMQHWLAVENLIREEQRAEAEQKLQKLAREVNQLTGTLPALYVREGDRLEEVLSLIAEEPSISILVLAAGTDPEGPGPLISYYTGRGLGRLRIPLTIVPGGLSNEALDAIT, from the coding sequence ATGACCGACGCGACGCAGACTCCCCCGCCCGTGCGCATCTTCCTTGTGGTGGTCGACGACAGCCCCGAGCTGAAGGTGGCGCTGCGCTATGCCTGCCTGCGCGCCCGCAGGTCGGGGGGCAAGGTGGCGCTGCTGACCGTGCTGGAACAGGGCGAGATGCAGCACTGGCTGGCGGTGGAGAACCTGATCCGCGAGGAACAGCGCGCCGAGGCGGAGCAGAAGCTGCAGAAGCTGGCGCGCGAGGTCAACCAGCTGACCGGCACGCTGCCGGCGCTCTATGTCCGCGAAGGCGACCGGCTGGAGGAGGTGCTGAGCCTGATCGCGGAGGAGCCCAGCATCTCCATCCTCGTCCTCGCCGCCGGCACCGACCCGGAAGGCCCCGGCCCGCTGATCTCCTACTACACCGGCCGCGGGCTGGGGCGCCTGCGCATCCCGCTGACCATCGTCCCCGGCGGCCTCAGCAACGAGGCGCTGGACGCGATCACATGA